The following coding sequences are from one Aeromicrobium duanguangcaii window:
- a CDS encoding glucosyl-3-phosphoglycerate synthase, whose product MAQTWFDRRTHAGRRWTVEELLEAKRASGQRLSVVIPARDEADTVGDVVGRIHEDFVRRCDLVDELVVIDGASTDDTARIATDAGATVHSLAAVRPELGTRIGKGEAMWKALFVTTGDLIAFVDADLTEWDTHFVPSLFGPLLTDPTVALVKGFYERPFRSGSTDDPNGGGRATELVARPLLALARPELSEVVQPLAGEWAVRRSVYETLHVPVGYGVELAALIDVADTLGMDAIAQVDLGRRAHSHQSLHDLGPMAVQLMATVFKRTRQAVPDDVTLRQFRAAAAGYTPVVRDIDVTERPPAVQVAR is encoded by the coding sequence GTGGCACAGACCTGGTTCGACCGTAGGACCCACGCGGGCCGCCGGTGGACCGTCGAGGAGCTGCTCGAGGCCAAGCGAGCCTCCGGCCAACGCCTCAGTGTCGTGATCCCGGCCCGGGACGAGGCCGACACGGTCGGCGACGTCGTGGGGCGCATCCACGAGGACTTCGTCCGGCGCTGCGACCTGGTCGACGAGCTCGTGGTGATCGACGGCGCGTCCACGGACGACACCGCGCGGATCGCCACCGACGCCGGCGCCACGGTGCATTCCCTGGCTGCCGTCCGCCCCGAGCTGGGCACACGGATCGGCAAGGGCGAGGCGATGTGGAAGGCGCTGTTCGTCACCACGGGCGACCTCATCGCGTTCGTCGACGCCGACCTCACGGAGTGGGACACGCACTTCGTCCCCTCCCTGTTCGGACCCCTGCTCACCGACCCGACGGTGGCGCTGGTCAAGGGCTTCTACGAGCGGCCGTTCCGCTCCGGCTCGACGGACGACCCGAACGGCGGGGGACGGGCCACCGAGCTCGTCGCGCGCCCCCTGCTGGCGCTCGCGCGACCCGAGCTCTCGGAGGTCGTCCAGCCGCTCGCGGGCGAGTGGGCCGTGCGCCGGTCGGTGTACGAGACGCTGCACGTCCCGGTCGGCTACGGCGTCGAGCTGGCCGCGCTGATCGACGTCGCCGACACCCTCGGCATGGACGCCATCGCGCAGGTCGACCTCGGTCGCCGGGCGCACTCGCACCAGTCGCTGCACGACCTCGGTCCCATGGCGGTCCAGCTCATGGCGACCGTCTTCAAGCGCACCCGGCAGGCCGTGCCCGACGACGTCACCCTGCGCCAGTTCCGGGCGGCCGCGGCGGGTTACACGCCGGTCGTCCGTGACATCGACGTCACCGAGCGCCCACCGGCCGTGCAGGTGGCGCGATGA
- the folP gene encoding dihydropteroate synthase, whose protein sequence is MTLRLGRHSFDDDRTLMMAIVNRTPDSFFDRGATWAEDSAFDRVRQVVDEGAEIVDIGGIKAAPGEEIDAQEEKRRVVGFVERVREAFPDVVISVDTWRSEVARAVCEAGADLLNDAWGGADPRLAEVAAEFDVAMVCTHTGGVTPRTRPHRIEYEDVVADAIASTVAQAERAVSLGVDPESLLIDPAHDFGKNTFHSLEITRRLDEMVATGWPVLVSLSNKDFVGETLDLPVGERLLGTLAATAIAATAGARVYRVHQVPETRQVVDMAWTIAGRRPPARAIRGLA, encoded by the coding sequence ATGACGCTGCGCCTGGGACGGCACTCCTTCGACGACGACCGCACGCTGATGATGGCGATCGTCAACCGCACGCCCGACTCGTTCTTCGACCGCGGCGCCACGTGGGCCGAGGACTCGGCCTTCGACCGGGTGCGCCAGGTCGTCGACGAGGGGGCTGAGATCGTCGACATCGGCGGCATCAAGGCCGCCCCCGGCGAGGAGATCGACGCGCAGGAGGAGAAGCGCCGCGTCGTGGGCTTCGTCGAGCGCGTCCGCGAGGCGTTCCCCGACGTCGTCATCAGCGTCGACACGTGGCGGTCCGAGGTCGCCCGGGCGGTGTGCGAGGCCGGCGCGGACCTGCTCAACGACGCCTGGGGTGGCGCCGATCCACGGCTGGCCGAGGTCGCGGCCGAGTTCGATGTCGCCATGGTCTGCACCCACACCGGCGGCGTGACGCCCCGGACGCGCCCGCACCGGATCGAGTACGAGGACGTCGTCGCCGACGCGATCGCGTCCACGGTGGCCCAGGCTGAGCGCGCCGTGTCGCTGGGCGTGGACCCCGAGAGCCTGCTGATCGACCCGGCGCACGACTTCGGCAAGAACACGTTCCACTCCCTCGAGATCACCCGCCGCCTCGACGAGATGGTCGCGACCGGCTGGCCGGTGCTCGTGTCCCTGTCGAACAAGGACTTCGTGGGCGAGACGCTCGACCTCCCGGTGGGGGAGCGGCTGCTGGGCACGCTCGCCGCCACGGCCATCGCCGCGACGGCCGGTGCGCGCGTCTACCGGGTGCACCAGGTCCCCGAGACGCGCCAGGTGGTCGACATGGCCTGGACGATCGCCGGCCGCCGCCCGCCGGCTCGCGCGATCCGAGGGCTGGCGTGA
- a CDS encoding class III extradiol ring-cleavage dioxygenase family protein, which translates to MIRRLVIVPPVPALLPRYASLHDPVAELRASATGVVRAMTADAEAVAIVGQDPFSEPVARALLDAAGFTGRIDPDADVVLAMANGSAKRSEKAPGHLDERAFDFDDVVDLAIRSGDGRRLAALDADLGAELWASGIGVLADLGAGLEGPWSVSVPYADAPYGVLWWVAAWVRD; encoded by the coding sequence GTGATCCGCCGGCTCGTGATCGTGCCGCCGGTCCCGGCCCTCCTGCCGCGGTACGCGAGCCTGCACGATCCGGTGGCCGAGCTGCGGGCGTCCGCGACCGGTGTGGTCCGCGCGATGACGGCCGACGCCGAGGCGGTGGCGATCGTCGGTCAGGACCCCTTCTCCGAGCCCGTGGCCAGGGCACTGCTGGATGCGGCCGGCTTCACCGGGCGGATCGATCCCGACGCCGACGTCGTGCTCGCGATGGCCAACGGCAGCGCCAAGCGCAGCGAGAAGGCCCCCGGGCACCTCGACGAGCGGGCGTTCGACTTCGACGACGTCGTCGACCTCGCGATCCGGTCCGGCGACGGGCGTCGTCTCGCGGCGCTGGACGCCGATCTGGGGGCCGAGCTGTGGGCCAGCGGCATCGGAGTGCTCGCGGACCTCGGCGCCGGCCTCGAGGGCCCGTGGAGCGTCTCGGTGCCCTACGCGGACGCCCCCTACGGCGTCCTCTGGTGGGTCGCCGCCTGGGTTCGCGACTGA
- a CDS encoding quinone-dependent dihydroorotate dehydrogenase, whose amino-acid sequence MAYDALFDSVFARMDPERIHERAFAAIRAGRPVSRLAYRVEPSPVTVMGIEFPHRFGLAAGFDKNARGVLGLLALGFGHVEIGTVTAKPQPGNEKPRLFRLVDDHAIVNRMGFNNDGAAEVASRLHRLRGTDAGRRAVIGVNIGKTKVVPAEHAAQDYVESARLLAPYADYLVVNVSSPNTPGLRDLQAVESLEPILAAVKAVADGNHGGRVPLVVKIAPDLADEDVDRVTDLVLALGLDGISATNTTIARPDDLRTPRSVVEAAGAGGLSGPVLADRALEVLRAIRSRAGDGLTLIGVGGVTDVADVRTRIEAGADLVQGYTGFIYGGPSWPSRLARVAR is encoded by the coding sequence GTGGCCTACGACGCACTGTTCGACTCCGTCTTCGCCCGCATGGATCCCGAGCGGATCCACGAACGGGCCTTCGCCGCGATCCGGGCCGGACGCCCCGTCTCGCGGCTGGCCTACCGCGTGGAGCCCAGCCCGGTCACCGTCATGGGGATCGAGTTCCCGCACCGCTTCGGCCTGGCGGCGGGGTTCGACAAGAACGCTCGCGGCGTCCTCGGCCTGCTGGCGCTCGGGTTCGGGCACGTCGAGATCGGCACCGTCACGGCCAAGCCGCAGCCCGGCAACGAGAAGCCGCGGCTCTTCCGCCTCGTCGACGACCACGCGATCGTCAACCGGATGGGCTTCAACAACGACGGCGCCGCGGAGGTCGCGTCGCGGCTGCACCGGCTACGGGGCACGGACGCGGGCCGGCGCGCGGTGATCGGCGTCAACATCGGCAAGACCAAGGTCGTGCCGGCCGAGCACGCCGCCCAGGACTACGTCGAGAGCGCGCGTCTGCTGGCGCCCTACGCCGACTACCTCGTCGTCAACGTCTCCAGCCCCAACACGCCCGGACTGCGGGACCTGCAGGCGGTCGAGTCCCTCGAGCCGATCCTCGCCGCGGTCAAGGCCGTCGCCGACGGCAACCACGGCGGCCGGGTGCCCCTCGTGGTCAAGATCGCGCCCGACCTGGCCGACGAGGACGTCGACCGGGTGACGGACCTGGTGCTCGCGCTGGGCCTGGACGGAATCAGTGCGACGAACACCACGATCGCGCGGCCCGACGACCTGCGGACTCCGCGATCGGTCGTCGAGGCCGCCGGTGCGGGCGGGCTGTCCGGCCCGGTGCTGGCCGACCGCGCGCTCGAGGTGCTGCGCGCGATCCGCTCGCGCGCCGGCGACGGCCTGACCCTGATCGGGGTCGGGGGAGTCACCGACGTGGCCGATGTGAGGACCCGGATCGAAGCCGGCGCGGACCTCGTCCAGGGGTACACCGGGTTCATCTACGGCGGCCCCTCGTGGCCGTCACGGCTCGCCCGGGTGGCCCGATAA
- the rpmG gene encoding 50S ribosomal protein L33 yields the protein MASKSSDVRPKITLACTECKERNYITKKNRRNDPDRLEVKKYCARCNAHQAHRETR from the coding sequence GTGGCCAGCAAGAGCTCCGACGTTCGTCCCAAGATCACCTTGGCTTGCACCGAGTGCAAGGAACGCAACTACATCACGAAGAAGAACCGTCGCAACGACCCCGATCGTCTCGAGGTCAAGAAGTACTGCGCGCGCTGCAACGCCCACCAGGCGCACCGCGAGACGCGCTGA
- a CDS encoding UDP-N-acetylmuramate dehydrogenase: MTASVDRMDLSEVTTLRLGGPAQTVVEATTEAELIDAVRTADEAGEPVLLVGGGSNLVVSDAGFDGTVVLVRTRGIDVSADACSGAMVTVAAGEDWDQFVAQVVEHDWEGVEALSGIPGSVGATPIQNVGAYGQEVADTIVSVRTWDRHEKRVRTIMFTNLGFSYRHSRFKAEPDRFVVLTVAFQFRFAGGLSAPIRYGELARRLGVEVGERAPLQQVRETVLELRRGKGMVLDPQDHDTWSAGSFFTNPILTPDAAAALPEGAPRFEQPDGTVKTSAAWLIDHAGFGKGYTRGAVGLSGKHVLALTNRGGGTTAELLDLAREVRDGVEREFGIRLVNEPVLVGDALV; this comes from the coding sequence GTGACTGCTAGCGTCGACCGTATGGACTTGTCCGAGGTCACGACCCTGCGGCTCGGCGGCCCCGCGCAGACCGTCGTCGAGGCGACCACCGAGGCCGAGCTGATCGACGCCGTCCGCACCGCCGACGAGGCCGGCGAGCCCGTCCTGCTGGTGGGCGGCGGCAGCAACCTGGTCGTCTCCGACGCCGGGTTCGACGGCACCGTCGTCCTCGTCCGCACCCGGGGCATCGACGTCTCGGCAGACGCGTGCAGCGGGGCGATGGTCACCGTCGCCGCCGGCGAGGACTGGGACCAGTTCGTGGCCCAGGTCGTCGAGCACGACTGGGAGGGCGTCGAGGCGCTCTCGGGCATCCCCGGATCGGTCGGCGCCACGCCGATCCAGAACGTCGGCGCCTACGGCCAGGAGGTCGCCGACACCATCGTCAGCGTCCGCACGTGGGACCGCCACGAGAAGCGCGTGCGCACGATCATGTTCACGAACCTGGGCTTCTCCTATCGCCACAGCCGCTTCAAGGCCGAGCCCGACCGGTTCGTCGTGCTGACGGTGGCGTTCCAGTTCCGCTTCGCAGGCGGGCTCAGCGCGCCCATCCGCTACGGCGAGCTGGCCCGGCGCCTCGGCGTCGAGGTCGGCGAGCGGGCCCCGCTGCAGCAGGTGCGCGAGACCGTCCTGGAGCTGCGGCGCGGCAAGGGGATGGTGCTCGATCCGCAGGATCACGACACGTGGAGCGCGGGATCGTTCTTCACCAATCCGATCCTGACGCCCGACGCGGCGGCGGCGCTGCCGGAGGGGGCGCCGCGCTTCGAGCAGCCTGATGGCACCGTCAAGACCAGCGCGGCGTGGCTGATCGACCATGCCGGGTTCGGCAAGGGGTACACCCGCGGCGCCGTGGGCCTGTCCGGCAAGCACGTGCTGGCGCTCACGAACCGCGGTGGCGGCACGACCGCCGAGCTGCTCGACCTGGCGCGCGAGGTGCGTGACGGCGTCGAGCGGGAGTTCGGGATCCGGCTGGTCAACGAGCCGGTGCTCGTCGGCGACGCCCTGGTCTAG